A single region of the Halorussus sp. MSC15.2 genome encodes:
- a CDS encoding cob(I)yrinic acid a,c-diamide adenosyltransferase, with protein MTDDTTDDSSERGIESETDEDATAPTASAIEPAAPEEFGLVQVWWGDGKGKTTAAMGMGFRAAGHGYRVHMVQFMKGGAGSVEDVRGEYNAIENFPGFSYENTGHYGWHGFLDGSDDDEHAAKASGGLARAEEIVAASADPGPVALDAPPEEGVHMLILDEILYAVNRDLLDAEAVRDLVESKPDDLELVLTGGHDRPAFACDLADLVTHVEKETHPMDAGHGARKGTEY; from the coding sequence ATGACCGACGACACCACCGACGATTCGAGCGAGCGAGGAATCGAGAGCGAGACCGACGAGGACGCCACCGCACCGACTGCCAGTGCGATAGAACCAGCGGCCCCCGAGGAGTTCGGACTGGTGCAGGTCTGGTGGGGCGACGGGAAGGGCAAGACCACCGCCGCGATGGGCATGGGCTTCCGGGCCGCGGGGCACGGCTACCGCGTCCACATGGTCCAGTTCATGAAGGGCGGCGCGGGGAGCGTCGAGGACGTGCGCGGCGAGTACAACGCCATCGAGAACTTCCCGGGGTTCAGCTACGAGAACACCGGCCACTACGGCTGGCACGGCTTTCTGGACGGCTCCGACGACGACGAACACGCGGCCAAGGCCAGCGGCGGTCTCGCCCGCGCCGAGGAGATAGTCGCGGCCTCGGCGGACCCCGGCCCCGTGGCCCTCGACGCGCCCCCGGAGGAGGGCGTCCACATGCTGATACTCGACGAAATCCTCTACGCGGTCAACCGCGACCTGCTCGACGCCGAGGCGGTCCGTGACCTCGTCGAGTCCAAGCCCGACGACCTCGAACTGGTCCTGACCGGCGGCCACGACCGCCCGGCGTTCGCCTGCGACCTCGCGGACCTCGTCACGCACGTCGAGAAGGAGACCCATCCGATGGACGCGGGCCACGGCGCGCGGAAGGGGACCGAGTACTGA
- a CDS encoding cobyric acid synthase, whose protein sequence is MTRSLLVAGTASHVGKSTVAAGLCRLLADAGVSVAPYKAQNMSNNARAVLSPGSGSDRKSGRGEESGEGADGDDSDAQRAEWGEIGVSQYVQAESARVTPTTDTNPVLLKPRGEGESQLVVQGEAVGHFEAGSYYDDHWEAAREAAVESYRRLADDHDVVVAEGAGSIAEINLHDRDLANVETARFADADVLLVADIERGGAFASLYGTLELMPEDVRQRVVGAVITKFRGDESILEPGVAEFEDRTSVPILGVLPYDDPGLPEEDSVSLPAPGERAVRGDDAPDDRSVTVAVPRLPRVSNFTDLGPLEREAGVKVAYVSPDAAIADADAVVLPGTKNTVDDLLALRDTGFGDALAAFDGPVVGLCGGYQMLGERITNAGVESTGDRDEVAGFGLLPVETRFSTDKRVEQVVRAVEGVGPIADATGEVSGYEIHMGDSEPTEEVARPLGEGSAATEEALGTYLHGLFENETVRSAFVARAFESAGKTPPEREATDESPYDAAAELLRDHVDLSALGVPEA, encoded by the coding sequence GTGACCCGGAGCCTACTCGTCGCCGGAACCGCGAGCCACGTCGGCAAGAGCACCGTGGCCGCCGGACTCTGCCGACTGCTCGCCGACGCGGGGGTCTCGGTCGCGCCGTACAAAGCCCAGAACATGAGTAACAACGCGCGAGCGGTCCTCTCGCCGGGGTCGGGGAGTGACAGGAAGTCGGGGAGGGGCGAGGAATCGGGCGAGGGAGCAGACGGGGATGATTCAGACGCGCAGCGTGCCGAGTGGGGCGAAATCGGCGTCTCCCAGTACGTGCAGGCGGAGTCCGCCCGAGTGACGCCGACAACCGACACGAACCCGGTCCTCCTCAAGCCCCGCGGCGAAGGAGAGAGCCAACTCGTCGTACAGGGCGAGGCCGTCGGTCACTTCGAGGCGGGGTCGTACTACGACGACCACTGGGAGGCGGCGCGCGAAGCAGCGGTCGAGTCCTACCGGCGACTCGCCGACGACCACGACGTCGTCGTCGCGGAGGGCGCGGGGAGCATCGCCGAAATCAACCTCCACGACCGCGACCTCGCCAACGTCGAGACCGCGCGGTTCGCGGACGCCGACGTGCTGCTCGTCGCCGACATCGAGCGCGGCGGAGCCTTCGCCAGTCTCTACGGGACCCTCGAACTGATGCCCGAAGACGTGCGCCAGCGAGTCGTCGGGGCGGTAATCACGAAGTTCCGGGGCGACGAGTCCATCCTCGAACCCGGAGTCGCGGAGTTCGAGGACAGGACGAGCGTCCCGATACTCGGCGTCCTGCCCTACGACGACCCGGGACTCCCCGAAGAGGACAGCGTCTCACTCCCGGCCCCCGGCGAACGCGCGGTTCGGGGCGACGACGCACCCGACGACCGGTCGGTCACGGTCGCGGTGCCCCGACTCCCGCGCGTGTCGAACTTCACCGACCTCGGACCGCTGGAACGCGAGGCGGGCGTCAAGGTGGCCTACGTCTCGCCCGACGCCGCCATCGCGGACGCCGACGCCGTGGTCCTCCCGGGTACCAAGAACACCGTGGACGACCTGCTCGCGCTCCGCGACACGGGGTTCGGCGACGCGCTGGCGGCGTTCGACGGGCCGGTGGTCGGCCTCTGCGGCGGCTATCAGATGCTCGGCGAGCGAATCACGAACGCCGGAGTCGAGAGCACGGGCGACCGCGACGAGGTGGCGGGATTCGGCCTGCTCCCGGTGGAGACGCGGTTCTCGACCGACAAGCGCGTCGAGCAGGTCGTCCGAGCGGTCGAGGGCGTCGGCCCCATCGCCGACGCGACGGGAGAGGTCTCGGGCTACGAGATTCACATGGGCGACTCGGAACCCACCGAGGAGGTGGCCCGGCCCCTCGGCGAGGGGAGCGCGGCGACCGAGGAGGCGCTGGGGACCTACCTCCACGGTCTCTTCGAGAACGAGACGGTCAGGTCGGCGTTCGTCGCCCGCGCGTTCGAGTCCGCCGGGAAGACGCCTCCGGAGCGCGAGGCGACCGACGAATCGCCCTACGACGCCGCGGCGGAGTTGCTCCGAGACCACGTGGACCTGTCGGCGCTCGGGGTGCCCGAGGCGTAG
- a CDS encoding CBS domain-containing protein — MPVGDLGPDEVVTTARDSTLSDLAEQLRSENVGAAVVTEDDEPVGIVTDRDVALAVAESDDAASMSVEDVMTENPATIREDAEAMEISRTIDEQNVRRIPVVDENDQLTGIVTLDDLVATIGEQLDHVSETIESQSPDYRP, encoded by the coding sequence ATGCCAGTAGGCGACCTCGGCCCCGACGAAGTGGTCACGACAGCACGCGACAGCACGCTGAGCGACCTCGCGGAGCAGTTGCGCTCCGAGAACGTGGGCGCGGCAGTCGTCACCGAGGACGACGAACCCGTCGGCATCGTCACCGACCGCGACGTCGCGCTGGCGGTCGCGGAGAGCGACGACGCGGCGTCGATGTCGGTCGAGGACGTGATGACCGAAAACCCCGCCACGATTCGGGAAGACGCCGAAGCGATGGAGATATCCCGGACAATCGACGAACAGAACGTCCGGCGCATCCCGGTCGTGGACGAGAACGACCAGCTGACCGGCATCGTCACGCTCGACGACCTCGTCGCCACGATAGGCGAACAGCTAGACCACGTCTCGGAGACCATCGAGTCCCAGTCGCCGGACTACCGACCGTAA
- a CDS encoding Rieske (2Fe-2S) protein encodes MATQESDDTEYVSVADAEELREEGRIVTRAGGRAIAVFHHEGEFQAVDNRCPHMGFPLSDGTVDDGILTCHWHHARFELSCGDTFDPWADDVQSFPTEVRDGEVYVDPNPDPDLPPVEHWTDRLRTGLEESLRLVVAKSVIGLADEDVAYTDPFRQGLTFGAQYRDDGWSSGLTILSAMANLHDALRPEDKKRALYTGLYRVAEDCRGEPPKFDQPSFSARDLSRERLESWFRETIEVRDREGAERCLQTAITTLEPTEVADILYLAATDHLYMDAGHTFDFVNKACEALDHVGWEHADEVLPSVIPRLTEATRSEERSSWRQPIDVARLTFDAYDELPDLAADGADGEWDAPDGFGDTLLSDDPEEIVTGMKAAVQNGATPEQLAAEVAQAAGRRVAQFGTSNEFDDWDTVHHTYTYANAVHAAARRTDSAATPDSLAAYRGAFAGATSVYLDRFLNTPPTPIPDGTEVEAPDDLRTELLALFDAEGEVDSAGRLVAAYLRNGGDPAELKTVLGEGLLREDADFHTLQNVEAAFEQFDRTEDPAEARVHMVATTRYVSAHVPTRRSAEQTFTIADRLHRGEKVHES; translated from the coding sequence ATGGCGACACAAGAGTCAGACGACACGGAGTACGTCAGCGTGGCCGACGCCGAGGAACTCCGCGAAGAGGGTCGAATCGTGACGCGAGCGGGCGGCCGTGCCATCGCCGTCTTCCACCACGAGGGCGAGTTTCAGGCCGTGGACAACCGGTGTCCCCACATGGGGTTCCCGCTCTCGGACGGCACCGTGGACGACGGCATCCTGACCTGTCACTGGCACCACGCCCGGTTCGAACTCTCCTGCGGCGACACCTTCGACCCATGGGCCGACGATGTGCAGAGTTTCCCGACCGAAGTCCGGGACGGCGAGGTGTACGTGGACCCGAACCCGGACCCCGACCTGCCTCCCGTCGAACACTGGACGGACCGACTCCGGACCGGACTGGAGGAGAGTCTGCGCCTCGTGGTCGCGAAGTCGGTCATCGGACTGGCCGACGAGGACGTGGCGTACACCGACCCGTTCCGACAGGGCCTGACCTTCGGCGCGCAGTATCGCGACGACGGGTGGAGTTCGGGACTGACCATCCTCTCGGCGATGGCCAACCTGCACGACGCGCTCCGGCCCGAGGATAAAAAACGGGCGCTGTACACCGGACTCTACCGGGTGGCCGAGGACTGTCGGGGCGAACCGCCGAAGTTCGACCAACCGTCGTTCTCGGCGCGGGACCTCTCGCGCGAGCGCCTCGAATCGTGGTTCCGCGAGACCATCGAGGTCCGCGACCGCGAGGGCGCGGAGCGCTGCCTCCAGACCGCTATCACCACGCTCGAACCGACGGAGGTCGCGGACATCCTCTATCTGGCCGCGACCGACCACCTCTACATGGACGCGGGCCACACCTTCGACTTCGTGAACAAGGCCTGCGAGGCGCTGGACCACGTCGGGTGGGAACACGCCGACGAGGTGCTGCCGAGCGTGATTCCGCGCCTCACCGAGGCCACGCGCTCGGAGGAACGCTCCTCGTGGCGACAACCCATCGACGTGGCCCGACTCACCTTCGACGCCTACGACGAACTGCCGGACCTCGCGGCGGACGGCGCGGACGGCGAGTGGGACGCCCCCGACGGGTTCGGTGACACGCTCCTCAGCGACGACCCCGAGGAGATAGTCACCGGGATGAAGGCCGCGGTCCAGAACGGGGCGACACCCGAGCAACTCGCCGCGGAAGTCGCGCAGGCCGCGGGTCGCCGGGTCGCGCAGTTCGGCACGTCCAACGAGTTCGACGACTGGGACACGGTCCACCACACCTACACCTACGCCAACGCGGTTCACGCGGCGGCCCGGCGCACCGACTCGGCGGCGACTCCCGACTCGCTGGCAGCGTACCGCGGGGCCTTCGCGGGCGCGACGAGCGTCTACCTCGACCGGTTCCTCAACACGCCCCCGACGCCGATTCCGGACGGGACCGAAGTCGAGGCCCCCGACGACCTCCGGACGGAACTGCTCGCCCTCTTCGACGCGGAGGGAGAGGTCGATTCCGCCGGACGGTTGGTCGCGGCCTACCTCCGCAACGGAGGCGACCCGGCCGAACTGAAGACGGTCCTCGGCGAGGGACTGCTCCGCGAGGACGCCGACTTCCACACGCTCCAGAACGTCGAGGCGGCCTTCGAGCAGTTCGACCGGACCGAAGACCCGGCGGAGGCGCGGGTCCACATGGTCGCCACCACGCGCTACGTCTCCGCGCACGTCCCAACTCGTCGCTCGGCCGAGCAGACGTTCACCATCGCGGACCGCCTCCACCGCGGCGAGAAGGTCCACGAGTCGTAG
- a CDS encoding ABC transporter ATP-binding protein, giving the protein MTDSTSESLLSVRGLTKHYPVTEGPLRSEVGRVRAVDGVDFEVERGETLGLVGESGCGKSTVATTLMGLEEPTAGRITFDGVGVADRDDSERRAFRRRVGMVFQDPTSSFDPRMTVGQSVAEPLAIHGLDDADRRRDIVADLLERVGLSADDADRYPHQFSGGQKQRAALARSLVLNPDLLVADEPVSALDVSVQAGILSLLDDLQREFDLAVLLISHDMAVVREICDRVAVMYLGEIVEVGPTEAVLSDPQHPYTRALTSSVPHPDPDQRGSGVRLSGDVPSPADPPSGCRFHTRCPEVIPPEGYDFQQDHWRAVLDLRTALAADDFDTGNARRSASAVRERFGLPDELSDSDAEAVLSEAIDSLTGGDREAARRLLAEEFETVCETDRPDLRATDVGHPAACHLHDSAAAKSPRLESDD; this is encoded by the coding sequence ATGACTGATTCGACGTCCGAGTCGCTGTTGTCGGTCCGCGGTCTGACGAAACACTACCCCGTCACCGAGGGACCGCTCCGGAGCGAGGTCGGCCGCGTCCGGGCGGTGGACGGCGTGGACTTCGAGGTCGAACGGGGCGAGACGCTCGGTTTGGTCGGCGAATCGGGGTGCGGGAAATCCACCGTCGCCACGACGTTGATGGGACTCGAAGAACCGACCGCCGGTCGAATCACGTTCGACGGTGTCGGCGTCGCGGACCGCGACGACAGCGAACGCCGGGCGTTCCGGCGGCGCGTCGGCATGGTGTTTCAGGACCCGACGTCGAGCTTCGACCCCCGGATGACCGTCGGCCAGTCGGTGGCCGAACCCCTCGCGATTCACGGTCTCGACGACGCCGACCGCAGGCGAGACATCGTCGCGGACCTGCTGGAGCGCGTGGGCCTGTCGGCCGACGACGCCGACCGCTACCCCCACCAGTTCTCTGGCGGCCAGAAACAGCGCGCCGCCCTCGCGCGGTCGCTGGTCCTGAACCCCGACTTGCTGGTGGCCGACGAACCCGTCTCGGCGCTCGACGTCTCCGTACAGGCCGGTATCCTCTCGCTGTTGGACGACCTCCAGCGCGAGTTCGACCTCGCCGTACTGCTCATCAGTCACGACATGGCGGTGGTCCGGGAAATCTGCGACCGAGTTGCCGTGATGTACCTCGGCGAAATCGTCGAGGTCGGACCCACCGAAGCGGTTCTGTCCGACCCCCAACACCCCTACACGCGTGCGCTGACGTCGTCTGTGCCCCATCCCGACCCGGACCAGCGCGGGTCAGGCGTCCGGCTCTCGGGCGACGTCCCTTCGCCCGCGGACCCGCCGTCGGGGTGCCGGTTCCACACGCGGTGTCCCGAGGTGATTCCGCCCGAAGGTTACGACTTCCAGCAGGACCACTGGCGTGCGGTGCTGGACCTGCGAACGGCGCTGGCGGCCGACGACTTCGACACCGGAAACGCCCGACGGTCGGCGAGCGCGGTCCGCGAGCGGTTCGGTCTCCCAGACGAACTATCAGACTCGGACGCGGAGGCGGTGCTGTCGGAGGCAATCGACTCGCTAACCGGCGGCGACCGCGAGGCGGCCCGCCGCCTGCTGGCCGAGGAGTTCGAGACTGTCTGCGAGACCGACCGTCCGGACCTCCGGGCGACAGACGTCGGCCATCCCGCCGCCTGTCATCTCCACGACAGCGCGGCGGCGAAGTCGCCTCGGTTGGAGTCCGACGACTGA
- a CDS encoding ABC transporter ATP-binding protein codes for MTDPLLSVRDLRVRFEGESGEVRAVDGVSFDLDAGETLCLVGESGSGKTVTCEALTRLVPADLDGEIRFDGRNLLDCSETELREIRGSSVAHVFQNPQGALDPVYSIGDQLREGVERNREVSGGEAREVAIDLLDRVGIPEPTARYDDYPHEFSGGMKQRVVIALALSGDPDLLVADEPTTALDVTIQAQILDLLRDLQAERDVGVLFVTHDLGVAAQVADRIVVMYAGKVMERGGVSAVFDSPGHPYTRALMRCLPGVGSALDPIPGDPIDPTDPPEGCRFHPRCTAAVRECESGDQPPLRDADPSDDASDPGDADHCVSCVFYGPDYDRADLASSVPLAGVQTEGDDD; via the coding sequence ATGACCGACCCCCTGCTGTCGGTGCGGGACCTCCGGGTGCGGTTCGAGGGCGAGTCGGGCGAGGTCCGCGCGGTAGACGGCGTGAGCTTCGACCTCGACGCGGGCGAGACGCTCTGTCTGGTCGGCGAGTCGGGGTCCGGAAAGACCGTCACCTGCGAGGCGCTGACCCGCCTCGTTCCGGCCGACCTCGACGGCGAGATTCGGTTCGACGGGCGGAATCTGCTCGACTGCTCGGAGACGGAACTCCGCGAGATTCGGGGGTCCTCGGTGGCCCACGTCTTCCAGAATCCGCAGGGCGCGCTGGACCCGGTGTACTCAATCGGCGACCAGCTCCGAGAGGGCGTCGAGCGCAACCGCGAGGTCTCGGGCGGGGAGGCACGCGAGGTGGCCATCGACCTGCTGGACCGCGTCGGCATCCCCGAGCCAACCGCTCGGTACGACGACTACCCTCACGAGTTCTCGGGCGGGATGAAACAGCGCGTCGTCATCGCGCTCGCGCTGTCCGGCGACCCCGACCTGCTGGTGGCCGACGAACCCACCACCGCGCTCGACGTGACGATTCAAGCCCAGATTCTGGACCTCCTGCGCGACCTGCAGGCCGAGCGCGACGTCGGGGTCCTCTTCGTCACCCACGACCTCGGCGTGGCCGCGCAGGTCGCCGACCGAATCGTCGTGATGTACGCCGGGAAGGTGATGGAGCGCGGCGGCGTCTCGGCGGTCTTCGACTCGCCGGGCCACCCCTACACCCGCGCTCTGATGCGGTGTCTGCCCGGCGTCGGGTCGGCGCTTGACCCGATTCCGGGCGACCCTATCGACCCGACCGACCCGCCCGAGGGGTGTCGGTTCCACCCCCGATGCACCGCCGCGGTCCGGGAGTGCGAGTCGGGCGACCAACCGCCGCTCCGCGACGCCGACCCCTCCGACGACGCCAGCGACCCGGGCGACGCCGACCACTGCGTCTCGTGCGTGTTCTACGGTCCCGACTACGACCGAGCGGACCTCGCGTCGTCCGTGCCGCTCGCCGGGGTCCAGACGGAGGGCGACGATGACTGA
- a CDS encoding ABC transporter permease — translation MAADSGDYETFESVDWSSIDRPKYRPSTATVGFLAALGVLVSAFAYDYLLADGALVADWSPTPLDWFSLVGVATFACYVVVPLACNRQLTRRYWRQLRRDRLALASLGWLTFFVLFALVGPVILGDPETAPMGMGASQGRYGIPIYQPPVGTSISEYATTVCGGPLSNGKCWGTFLHPFGTTNTGKDVLAFVARGARIELKLAFVSGMILVPIATVVGSVAAQYGGWVDSVLMRYVDLQQVIPAFFVYLVAQFLYGGSLLLMVAVFGLLNWGGVARLVRSEALKKRETAYVKAAQAAGSSRLAVVRRHLIPNVSNAVVTAVTLQIPMLLIVETTLSYLGLGPMQSQSWGYLIETSIHDDNFPTLVWWGVAAPVGFLVATVVSLNLLGDALRDVLDPRTDGHSDGGHR, via the coding sequence GTGGCGGCCGATTCCGGCGACTACGAGACGTTCGAGTCGGTCGATTGGTCGTCCATCGACCGCCCGAAGTACCGGCCGAGCACTGCGACGGTGGGCTTTCTGGCTGCGCTCGGCGTCCTCGTCTCGGCGTTCGCGTACGACTACCTGCTCGCCGACGGCGCGCTCGTCGCCGACTGGTCGCCGACCCCGCTCGACTGGTTCTCGCTAGTCGGGGTGGCCACCTTCGCCTGCTACGTGGTGGTCCCGCTCGCGTGCAACCGACAGTTGACGCGGCGCTACTGGCGGCAACTCCGACGTGACCGTCTCGCGCTCGCCAGTCTCGGCTGGCTGACCTTCTTCGTCCTGTTCGCGCTGGTCGGTCCGGTGATTCTGGGCGACCCGGAGACCGCGCCGATGGGGATGGGTGCGTCCCAAGGGCGCTACGGCATCCCCATCTACCAACCGCCGGTCGGCACCAGCATCTCGGAGTACGCGACGACCGTCTGCGGCGGGCCACTCTCGAACGGTAAGTGCTGGGGGACGTTCCTCCACCCGTTCGGTACGACCAACACCGGCAAGGACGTGCTGGCGTTCGTCGCGCGGGGCGCGCGAATCGAGTTGAAACTGGCGTTCGTCTCCGGCATGATTCTGGTCCCCATCGCCACCGTCGTCGGGTCGGTCGCGGCCCAGTACGGCGGCTGGGTGGACTCGGTGCTGATGCGGTACGTGGACCTCCAGCAGGTCATCCCCGCGTTCTTCGTCTACCTCGTCGCTCAGTTCCTCTACGGCGGGAGTCTCCTGCTGATGGTGGCGGTGTTCGGCCTGTTGAACTGGGGCGGGGTCGCCCGCCTCGTCCGGAGCGAGGCGCTCAAGAAGCGCGAGACCGCCTACGTCAAGGCCGCGCAGGCCGCCGGGAGCAGTCGGCTCGCGGTCGTGCGCCGTCACCTGATACCCAACGTCTCGAACGCCGTGGTCACGGCGGTCACGCTCCAGATTCCGATGCTCCTCATCGTCGAGACCACGCTCTCGTACCTCGGACTCGGCCCGATGCAGAGCCAGTCGTGGGGCTACCTCATCGAGACCAGCATCCACGACGACAACTTCCCGACGCTGGTGTGGTGGGGCGTCGCCGCGCCGGTCGGCTTCCTCGTCGCCACCGTGGTGTCGCTCAACCTGCTCGGCGACGCGCTCCGGGACGTGCTGGACCCCCGAACCGACGGCCACTCTGACGGGGGGCACCGATGA